Genomic segment of Lepus europaeus isolate LE1 chromosome 6, mLepTim1.pri, whole genome shotgun sequence:
gcatcgcactgatccaaaggcaggagccaggtgcttatcctggtctcccatggggtgcagggcccaagcacttgggccatcctccactgccttcccaggccacagcagagagctggcctggaagaggggcaacctggacagaatccagtgccccgaccgggactagaacctggtgtgccgacgccacaaggcggcagattagcctattgagccgcggcgctggccctagaTAACTCATATTAATGAAATCATGTAGTATTGTTCTttctgtggctggcttatttAATTTAGGGTAATGTCCTCATGACTCATTCATGTTGTCACATGCTGCATCATTTCCTCCGgacatttctttgtctttttaaaaagattttatttatttatttgagaggagagttacagacagagagagggagagacagagagaaaggtcttccatgtgctggttcactccccaaatggccgcagcagctgaagccgggccaatctgaagccaggagccaggagcttcttccaggtctcccacttgagtgcaggggcccaaccatttgggccatcttctactgctttcccagccatagcagagagctggatctgaggaggagtagccaggactcgaaccagcacccagtatatgggacgctggcaccacaggcagagacagcctactacaccacagcgccggccccaacatttctTTAACATGCCTGCTTCAATTATCTCAAGGAACTTAACACAAATTAATATGTTTAACTCTTTTTTGAAAGACGTaggaaatgaataattttaaaaattgccccATATTCCAAATgacatatatattttactttctaaatCATCAGCAAGATTTAAAAGAATATAAGAcagacattttaattattattattatctggaATATATTCTGAACTTCTGAGTAAAGAATTACATTGGGAAATGTAATGTTGACCATGAGGATAGATATCCTATTATATCTCCAGCTATTTCTATAAACAACGTCCTTCAGTTCTCATCACTATGAAATATTTAGTGTCCCTTGGCTGTATCTAACCCCAGTTCTAATTCTGTGACCTTTCACATTTGTTCCTGTTACCAGTCATCAGGTGGAAAAACGGAAATGCAACACTGTCACGTGTGCCACGCAACGCCTGgcaaattttttaattcattccagCAACAACTTTGGTGCCATTTTCTCACCTCCCAGTGTGGGGTCCAATTCATATGGCAAGAGGAATGCAATTGAGGTTCTAAACAGAGACCCCCTGCACTACTGACCCGGGTGGGAGCCAGTGCCCTCCGCAGCCCCTGCTGACTCTGTATAAACATGAGTCCCTGTCGCTTTCCCATTCCCGTGTAACTCTGAATCTGCTTGTCCCGTGTTTGTCACCACTACATGTAAATTGTCATTTGAGGCGTGTTTTCAATTTAGTACTAATTAAAATCCCAAAATAAAAAGACTATGTCTTGAAAGCTAAAATGTTTCcaccattgatttttattttaaaaatacaaaacatcacTTCTTGGACTGTATTTTATGGCCTAAgttaaagaacaaagaagaaaaaggtaTTTTGAACCTTGATAAATTGTAAACAAATGATAGTAAAGGTATGATTCTGAATATAAGGAAACCAACCATTGTAAGTAGCCCTGTGAAACCATAATACTGTCACTAGGTTTCTGAAATGAGATAAGATATTGTTCAGAAAATAAGTAGGGCAGGCAGAGGTCtggcaaagcagttaagaggCCATcattccacattagagtgcctgggtttagactcagctctgctctgattccagcttcctgtgaatgcatgccctgggaggcagcagatgatggcccaagtgtttgcatccctaccacccatatgggagacccagactgagttctgggcccctgacttcagcctgtcccagccctcccTGTTGCAGACATTGAGGGAGTAAGCCagaagattaaataaataaatatctcttctctctctctctctctctctctctccattcagaataagttcctttttttaataCATCAGTTTCCTTATTCTGGCATTCAAATCCTTCCTTAACTGAGCCCAgtcctgttttccatttttatctaATGTGATTTCACTTCATGTACCTGCGCTCCTCCCAAACCACTTGGCTCTTTCAGCTGTTTCGATTATCATTggattttctctctttatttaacctatgtctcttccatctgctccttccAAAGTGAGCAACTATCCCCAGTGCAcccttttgaaatatttcagtgaCACCAAGAATCTTGAATCAGTGCTGTATTGAATGACTTTTCCTCTCACAAAGCCCTTAACATACCTTGAAGGTTAAAAGAAATGTAGCATTAGAATATTATATTGTTAcagctttatttgtttaaaatactgTATTAGAGTTTCCTATTATTGCTGTATTGTTTGTGTAGCTGGTGCAGTTCTTCAACATTCCTAGATTCTAAAACGCAGACTCGAAGTTAATCATTTCACCACTTCACAAGTTTCCTGGTGCACACTCAAGGAACGTAAGCCCGTCTCAGTGTTCTGGGAAAAGTTCAGCTTCCTGCACCGCCTCCGTCTTCCCTGCTTGATACTGTGCTGGCACAGAGTTTGATAGCTACTTCCTGAAAACGGCTCGACGTTTATCACCAGCGTCTTGATTGATAGTGGATGGAATCATTGTGTGAACtaaagatttttataaaatacaggggctgctgttgtagctcagtgggttaatccacagCTTAcaatgcctacattccatatcacagcaccagttcaagtcccagctgctctgcttccaatccagtccctgctaatgcacctgggaaagcagaggatgccttccctgccacccatgtgggagacccagctggagttcctggctcctagcttgggcctgaaccacctccagctgttgggactacctagggagtaaaccagcggatgaaagatctctctctctgcttctgcctttaaaattttaaaaagttacagaagAAGCAAACACCTACCATTTTATCCCAGATAGGTTTAACAAAACATATATAATTAATGCACATCCATTTATCAAagcatattaattatattttattacctTGAGTTACTAAACTCTTATTGTAATGAGTCCCATTTCACAATAAGTTAAACATAATATTacacaattaaatatttaaataaaattctaaatttcTCTAAGTGTAATTAAGCAAATTCCATAAAAACAGGTTTTCTGATGTGCTTGGATGACAGAAATGGTCATGTTTCTTAATTTATTGGAAGAAAAATGCTCTTTTATTTGAGTAATAACAGTATACTAGGATGCTTCCCTTTACCATTTTAGTTAATCTAGAATATACATTGAATTCATAAGCAAAATTCAAATTTTGCATATTGCTTAAACTTTGAAAACTTTTAATTTGTATTGCTTTTGTGAAAACATACTAATATACATtgctcattcctttttttaaaattgattttatttatttgaatgacagagaaacagaaagtcagagatctcccattgctggttcagtccccaaatgcccataatagggTAGGGtagggccagactaaagccaggaaccaggaactaaatccaggtctcccacttgagagtgatagggactcaactacttaagtctgctgcctcccagagtacaacACAGCAGGAAGCcgaatctggagtggagccagTACTCCACCCAGGCACTCAGAGGTGGAATATGAGCAtaccaagtagcatcttaaccactcaaCCACATACCCTACATTATTGGTAAAATATGTATGCTGACTGAAAATTCTGCCCCGAAACATGCATTAACGGCACATAATGAGATATCAGCCTACTAATGAGTCATAGTTCAGTGGAATTTCTAGAAggagaaacaaataaacaaggaaaACTAGAAATTATTCCATGATGCTCAAGCATGCCTTGATAATCAACCTGAAGTTTCCCATAGTCAGGAGAGAAATGGATGAACTATCTATGCTATGCAGATTTATCAACTCCAGAGCTAAACAGGAGCTAAGACTTTATATaataacagtaattttttttcttatgtgaaaCATTATATAAATTAGTCAAATTGCTGTCATTTGACTTTGCAAACAACAGTCTTATGGATGTAAAGATGTTAAACTTTCTATTGGTTGGAACTAGGGCAGATCTAAATAATTCCTTAAATAGTTAAATAATTATGTTGAGGTGGTTAATCTCGTAGTGAGGAGTATTTTTCTTCAGAGATCTTTTCTGCATGCTGGCTACAGCACTCCACTGATCAAATACCTTCAGTTAGATTCTTCAGGAAGACCAGGAGACAGTAGAAATACAAataaggggcaagcatttggtgcagcggttAGGATGCCATTTGggtgtgggtgttgtggcacagcaggtcagacATCTGTGTGAGAGGCTCACAGCCCAttacagagtgctggttccagtcctggctgctccacttctgatccagcttcccactaatgtacctGAGCATTCTTACCATGCATGcgggagacacaaatggagttcctggtttctgtctggtccagccagagctgttgtagccatttggccaGTGAGCCAGAGGATGTAAGTTCTCTTCCTCAGAGCCTGCGTTGTGTCACATCAGTTTAAGCTACCACTGGCAATGTTGTCTTCCCGTATCAAAGAGCTGATTTCAggcccaggtgctccatttctgactcagcttcctgataatgtgtctgggaaagcagtagaagatggacaaagtgcttgggcctctgccacccacatggggaacaagatagagttcctggctcctggattctctcTGGCTGgcacctggctattgtggatatttggagagtgaaccagcaaatggaagatgtctctctccctctccctccctccctctctgtgtcactctacctttcataggaaaaactaaacaaatcctttttttgtttttttatttttatttttatttttttatcttttatttaatgaacataaatttccaaagtacagcttatggattacagtggcttcccccccaccaaaacttccctcccacccgcaaccctcccctttcccgctctctctccccttccattcacatcaagattcattttcaattctcttcatatacagaaaatcagtttagtatatataaagtaaagatttcaacagtttaccctcacatagcaacacaaagtgaaaaatactggtggagtaccagttatagctttaaatcacagtgtacagcacattaaggacagagatcctacatgatattttttttaaaaaattgattaattttctatgtaatttccaatttaacaccaagttttttttttccattttcaattatatttatatgcaggagatcgattcagtatatactaagtaacgatttcatcagtttgcacccacacagaaacacaaagtgtaaaaatactgtttcagtactagccatagcattacttcacattggacaacacattaaggacagatcccacatgggatgtaagtacacagtgactcctgttgttgacttaacaatttaacactcttgtttatggtgtcagtaatctccctaggctctagtcatgagttgccgaggctatggaagcatttagggttcgccgacttcgatatgattctgacagggtcatagtcaaagtggaagttctctcctcccttcagagaaaggtacctcctactttgatggccccgttctttccactgggatcacactcgcagagatctttcatttaggtctttttttttttttttttccccagagtgtcttggctttccatgcctaaaatactctcataggctcttcagccagatccaaatgcctcaagggctgattctgaggccagagtactatttaggacatctgccattctatgaatctgctgtgtctcccacttcccatgttggatcgttctctccctttctgattttatcagttagtattagcagacattagtcttgtttgtgtgatccctgtgactcttagacctatcagtgtgatcaactgtgaactgaaattgatcatgtGGACTAGCgagattgcattggtacatgccaccttgatgggattgtattggaatcccctggcacatttctaactccatcgtttggggcaagtccgattgagcatgaccccaattgtacatctcctccctctctttttctcatcttatatttaacagggatcacttttcagttaaaatttaaacacctaagaataattgtgtgttaattacagagttcaaccactagtactagaacaataaaatattaaaatggacaaagtattacattgtacaacaacagtctgcacaggagctgatcaaattactgtttctcatagtgtccatttcacttccacaggtttcccccttggtgctcagttacttgtcaccgatcagggaaaacaaatgatatttgtctctttgggactggcttaattcactcagcatgatgttttccagattcctccatcttgttgcaaatgaccgggtttcattgtttttgactactgtatagtattctatagagtacatgtcccataatttctttatccagtctactgttgatgggcatttgggttgattccaggtcttagctattgtgaattgagctgcaataaacaataaggtgcagatggcttttttgtttgccaaattaatttcctttgggtaaattccaaggagtgggatggctgggttaaattgtagggttctattcaggtttctgaggaatctccagactgacttccatagtggcttaaccagtttgcattcccaccaacagtgggttagtgtccctttttccccacatcctctccagcatctattgttggtagatttctgaatgtgagccattctaaccagggtgaggtgaaacctcattgtggttttgatttgcatttccctgattgctagtgatcttgaacattttttcatgtgtctgttggccatttgcaaatcctttttttaaaggatctatTTAttactctttccaataaataaatcttttaaaaattcaaagaataacaaatgctggcaaggttgtAAAGTATAATGTAATACACCATTGGTGGAAATACAaattggtgcagctgttaagaaaaacaatatgaaGATTCCAAAGAAAACTAACAATGTATCTacagtatgacccagccatcccattcctgggcatatatccaaaggaaatgaaatcaacatgtgGAAGagctacctgcactcccatgtttatagcagctcaattcacaatagcaaagatatggaaacaacctgatgtccatcaactgatgaattaataaagaaaatgtggtgtgtataTACATGAGGGATTATTAATCATAAgatgaatgaaatcctgacattttcaataaaatgtatGGAACTGGAGCTCATTcttctaagtaaaataagccagacccagaaagacagatatcaCATATGTTCTctcatttgtggaagttaatatggAGTATTAAAGTTGTGTGAATGTTATGTGGCATATacttataaatattgcttcactgatcATTACCATGAatccctcactttgtgatatAAGTgtccctgttttcaagaaaaagataaatttaattttaaaaaagatgtcacttgggactcTCATATCCCATGTCTTCATGCCTTGTTCTAattcccagctccgctcccaacAGTTGGTGGCTTAAGTCGTCGGGTCCCTGCCGCTGTGTgaggaacctggattgagttcctcactcccagtttcagcttaCCTTGCATGGCGTGGGCATTTGTGGAACGAATCAATTAAAGGGacacctatctctctgtctccctctcaatctgtctctctttccctttcaaatgaataacttaaatgaataactaaaaatttgaaaaatacaaatacgtGCTATGCTGTTTACAAGGTGTATCACAAGATCTTTGTATTCAGTAGAATCAGGCATTGCCATTTCATTGAATAGTGGAAAAAATCACAAGGAATAATCATTCTTTTGATAAAAGGCCGTAGTACCTTTGGACATCTGAAAAATGCTTCTGCTTatgtgatatttattttaatagggGGTCTCTCATTAtacctgggaaggaagtagtTACAATACAGTGCCATTTAGAGGAAAATTGCATGGTGCCTCCAAGGTCCATTGAGCAGCTACTAATGGCATGAAATATGCTTGTGCTGGATAGAGGTTGGCAATGCCAGCTTCTTTAAAAATTGCAATAAAAATCTTCACTTATTTTTAGTTGTATAGAAAGTGTCAGTAGCATCCCTGATGACTTCAAACCTGCTATTTCTTCAGGATGACAGTGTAGAAATATTTACCAGGTGATAAAAATAACCTACAGTATGGAGCAGAGATTTGAATTTGAATGTGTCATGATGGGTGCAAAGTCTTTCTTACACCTTGTGTATCTTCCATGGAGAAGACATGAAAAAACATTTCTTCTGGAGCACTTTCCTTATTCTCAAAGGAGAGAACCACCATGTTGCTGCTGGGCCCCCTGCAGCCAGAGATGGAAGATTTGCATTTGTTCTACAGCAACACCCATCAGAGGGACTGGGGAGGAATGTACTAGCTGTGTGCTGCTTATTGCCGAATGGTAGGAAGGTTGTGCGGCCTCATTCACATAGACCTGTGAGACCTTGAAGCCCTATTTCTGCACAAGTGTCATGAAAAGAATAGTAAATCACCCAGAGAgtggaagattaaatgagatcagGTTGGTGGTGAAAATTTTGGTGGCGAATCTGCCCTgattccttccactggttccttccGCTTTCCCTTGCGGAGGGAGCATCCCCTCTCTATGAAGTATGTCTCAGAAGGGTCGCCTTCTAAAAGCAGAATAGCATTGGGTCACACACTGTAGGGAGGAGGTAGCTGACCGCTGTAGAGTTTGGGAAGGTGCTTGAGGGAGCACTTTATGAGAGAGACTTCCACACCTAAATGTCTCTATTGGTTTACCCAACTCAGCTTGCACTTCTCACTTAGAGATACACTTAGGACATGCTCCTATAGGCAACATGCTGTTATAAGGTTGTTTAAATGTTTTATCTGACTTAAAACCTTGCTATTAAATCTATTCTTGAGATGAAAAAAAAGTGGAGGCAGAGAAGGTGAAGGTTTGTGCCGGGTCGCGTGGTTAGATTGGTTAGAGCCAATGAATTAACCAAAATGTTCACCATTCTGTGGTTTGCCGCGCATCTCTTCTCACTGAGACGTTCTTGAAGtgcttgggaaacagcagtgCACCAGACAGACAAGTCCCCAATTCTCATGGAACTTACGTTCAAGTTTTGAGATGGTGGGGGGTACCAGGGCTGtgttcttaaccactgtgttatACCATTTTCCCAAACCGGAGACATCTGTCAAAGTCTGTCCTCTTCCTTCCATAGCTATATAaactaaatcataaaaatttGCAGAACAAGAAATCAAGACAGAATGAGAAGAAAATTGCCACTGTTTTCTAAGTAGCATCTGTATGTGATTGTGTGTGGGTATGGGTGTGTATTTGTTAAGCTGCATAAATCCTAAGAGACAGGTATTCTTAGTTCACTTTTTAGTAGAGACTAAGGAGTAGAAAATGAGCTGGCTAGTCCAGGATCACATACACAGTTAGTGAGCATGAAACCAGAGCTGCAATCCAAGATTATCAGACTCTGAAGTCTGGCCAATTTCTCTATGGAATATCCAAAGAAACATATCCTGCTGATactttcactgtgatttgtgATTTATCAGAGATAGAACCATACCAAATAAATTTGTCTTGGAACTGGAGAGACAGGTCAGACAAAGAATGAGACTAAAATATGTATTCTGAATGTGAAGAACTTGTTTGATGCTGATAATAGAAATCTTTACCCTACCCATATCCAACTATGAGATAGTTTtgacttgttttttttgtttgtttgtttgtttgtttttttgaggcTTCAACTgggagcaagtttttttttttaatccaagatacttattaaatatttcaaacacTTAAAGATTACTGGcagtacatttttttcttcttaaatcgatctgggattttctttttaaaaaaaaatttatttatttattttcagaggggaagacagagaggttggtcttccatccactggttcactccctaaatggccacaatggccagggcaagaccaggctgaagccaagagcttcttccaggtctcctacatgggtgtaagggcccagggacttgggccatcttccactgctttcccaggccattagcagggagctggatcagaagtggagcagccatgattcATACagtgccatatgagatgccaggacCACAGACAGACacctaacctactatgctaccGTGCCAGCCCCCTGGGATTTTCAAATGGAGTTTTCTACTGAGAGTTTTATTTCTCTGCTTTGTGTACAATTAagaatgggaagtgaaccattggatggaagacctctctctttctctttccctgcttctcctctctctgtgttaaccctgactttcaaataaataaataaatctttaaaaaaaaaaaaaaaaaaagaaaccttacgGTAAAGTTTCAGTTAAAAGGCTGCTGAGTCAATAGACCCACATCCTGTAGTCAGTGCTTTAGGAACTTCAGCCTAGATTTTCACCTGCATCACTACCACTTGCCTCGTGCATTTAGCTCCCATCTGTTTCATACCTCACAATCACCCACCTCAGATGGAGATCATGCAGTTTCCTCTCTTGCAATGTCTTTTCCTCACTTCTGAGCTCTATCCCAGATTCTGCCAAAATGTCACATTCCCCATAGACCCTCTGCTGATCCTTTCAGCTCTCCTCTGCCTGTACACACACTTTTATCTGCATTATTCTTCCAATATCAGTTGATTAACCATGCACTCCGTCACTGAACAAACATCTATTTATCTTACTTCTGTAATTGATACTATTTAATGGATGGGGTTTTGAGAGTTCAAGAGCTCTTCCTTGTGTGTATGCACA
This window contains:
- the IAPP gene encoding islet amyloid polypeptide produces the protein MCILKLPVVLLVLSVAMNHLKATPVESHQVEKRKCNTVTCATQRLANFLIHSSNNFGAIFSPPSVGSNSYGKRNAIEVLNRDPLHY